The genomic DNA atactttcaCGGGATTGGTGAGGCTGAAAATTTTAAGTCTATCCAACTCCTTCTCAAGTTTGCGGACTTTAACAAATGAGACATTTCTATCACTCGCTAGTTCTCCTCTGCTCCTACTCAACctaaccaaaaataaaatctcaaaaattCAGAGTGGTGCTTTTTCTTGGTTGGGGCACCTGGAGGTCCTTGACCTCGGCCTTAATGAAATTGGGCAAGAACTCACAGGCCAGGAATGGAGAGGCCTAGACAATATTGTCGAAATCTACCTTTCCTACAACAAATACCTAGAGCTGACCACCAACTCTTTCACCTCAGTTCCAAGCCTTCAAAGACTGATGCTTCGAAGGGTAGCCCTGAGAAATGTGGATAGCTCCCCTTCACCTTTTCACCCTCTTCCGAACCTGGTCATTCTGGatctaagcaacaacaacatagcCAACATAAATGATGAATTGTTGAAGGGTCTTGAGAAACTAGAAATTCTGGATTTGCAGCATAACAACTTAGCTCGGCTCTGGAAGCATGCCAACCCTGGCGGCCCTGTTCAGTTTCTGAAGGGCCTTTCTCGCCTCCACATCCTTAACTTAGAGTCTAATGGCTTTGATGAGATCCCAGTGGAAGCCTTCAAGGACTTACGTGAATTGAAGAGTATTGATTTAGgaatgaataatttaaatatcCTTCCACGATCTGTCTTTGATAATCAAGTGTCACTAAAGTCATTAAGCCTTCAGAAGAACCTCATAACatctgttgaaaagactgtttttgGGCTAGCGTTCAGGAACCTGAGTTATTTAGATATGCGTTTTAATCCTTTTGACTGTACCTGTGAAAGCATCGCCTGGTTTGTTAATTGGATTAATAGTACCCACACCAACATCTCTGAGCTGTCGAACCATTACCTCTGCAACACTCCGCCTCAATACCATGGTTCCCCAGTAATGCTTTTCGATGTATCGCCCTGCAAAGACAGTGCCCCATTTGAACTCCTTTTCATGATTAACACCAATAtccttttgatttttatctttattgtaCTGCTCATCCATTTTGAAGGCTGGAGGATATCTTTTTATTGGAATGTTTCAGTGCATCGAGTTCTCGGtttcaaagaaatagacaaaGCAGAGCAGTTTGAATATGCAGCGTATATAATTCATGCCTATAAAGACAGAGATTGGGTCTGGAAGCACTTCTCCCCAATGGAGGAAGAAGATCATACTCTCAGATTTTGTCTGGAAGAAAGGGACTTTGAGGCAGGTGTCCTTGAACTTGAAGCAATTGTGAACAGCATCAGAAGgagcagaaaaattattttcgTTATAACACAGAATCTATTGAAAGATCCATTATGCAAAAGGTAGGTGAACACTATGACATTTGAAATGTATTCTTATCTTTAAACtgagcttttattttattgatttggctgtgtCCAGTTTTAGTTGTTGCACTTGGGATTGTCCATGCATTAAAGGGGTCCATCGACTCTCTAGGTggcctgtgggctcagcagttgatGGCATGTGGGCCTAGTTTctccgcagcacgtgggatcctagctcccctgTGCGTgcttgttcagtcacttcaggcatgtgcGACtctttagttcccccaccagggatcaaacccatgtccactgcattggcaggtggagtctttaccgctgagccaccagggaagcctctgaaccaccagaaagAAAGTGATGGTCGCTCAGTCGGATCCGAccatttgcgaccccgtggactctacagtccatggaattctccaggccagaattctggagtgggtagctgttcccttctccaggggatcttcccaacccagggatcaaacccaggtgtcccatattacaggcggattctttaccagttgagtccTTAAGGAAGCCCctgaaccatcaggaaagcccctgaaTCAAGCTTTTAAATATTACTAACGTTATTACTCACAactcaaagtattttaaaaataaaattaagaagaaaCATAACCTGGGTTTTAGTGACAAGACTAAAGTTAATTACAAGGAGAATGTTAGATTTTAGAGTGTTGGGCTGTTAAAAACTGTGTATTGATATATGACTTAATAATGTTTTTAACTTAGATTCAAGGTTCACCATGCAGTTCAGCAAGCTATTGAACAAAATCTGGATTCCATTATATTGATCTTTCTTGAGGAGATTCCGGATTATAAACTGAACCACGCACTCTGTTTGCGAAGAGGGATGTTTAAATCTCATTGCATCTTGAACTGGCCGGTTCAGAAAGAACGGGTAAATGCTTTTCATCATAAATTGAAAGTAGCACTTGGATCCAGAAATTCAGtacattaaatttatttaaagactAAATTAAAGGAGTaagttccaaattttaaaaagttccatAGTAAATTTACATTTTCCTTGACAATAACATAAATCTGTTCATTCATATTCATAAGTAAGAATATCACCACTATGTCTCTTCTATGGAAATATGTCTCCCTATTTCAGGCCTTTTATTACCAATTGACATAATCTGACCCAAAATAAACATATAAGAATATCTTTTACTAATGAACACACAGGTTACTGAGGCCtatgaaaacagttttgaaatagtcctcaatttaaagaaaagttagaGGTATATGAGGGTTTGtgataaatatatcttttttttttttcctggatgcaCTCAGaataaaatatgacttttaagAAAAGTTAGAGGTATATGAGGGTTTGCgataaatatatttgttattttttttctggatgcacttagaataaaatatgacttttaatGGGTACAATGCTATTTCAATTGTGAAAGGGTAAAATGTAcacctatatttttaaaagtttaattacagcaattttttaaactgaaacttTGTGTTTTAGTGGTGCCTGTTGCAGTGttgattttattaaatgttaacTTCCATTttagtgtacatgtgtgtgtgctcagttgctgagttgggtgtctgactcttttcgacctcgtGGCTAGgcgcttcagtccatgggatttcccaggcaagaatactggagtgagttgccatttccttctccaggggatcttcccaacccagggagcaaacccgtgtctcttgtacCTCCTgatttggcaggcggattctttactactgtgccacctgggaatcccatataCTCAGGACAAAGagcatttattcttcattttgattACTTAATAAAATGAATCTTTTAATGAATACTTGTGTTTCCTGATATTCGGACTTCTGAGGCATTAGAAGAAACAATTCTTTTGCTTACAAGTGTTTCAGGAAGGCTTACGTCCCAAAGGTTAATTAGCAGATTGGCTTTGTGGAAACAAAATCTTGTCTTTTACCCTGGTCACAGACTCAGGAGATGGCCCTGGCTGATTCACTTGGTTCCACTGGGATTTTCTGCCTGCTGATCTTGAAAATTATAGTGATTAACAAAATCTTAACTATTCctacctgactcatttgaaaagaccctaatgctgggaaagattgaaggcaggaggagaaggggatagcagaggatgagatggctggatggcatcactgactcaatagacacgaatttgagcaagctctgggagttggtgatggacagggaggcctggcacactgcagtccatggggtcgcaaagagttggacacagctgatccactgaactgaactattcctATATCATAAGTGATGATGATCGTGGTATAATATATTCACATAGACTGTATTATTATAACCATTTAAAAAGTATCCTGTGTATAAGTTACTCCTTatgattattttgttttactttcattttacaattttaaaagggTCTAATTATTGGAAATTGACATGAATAGCTTTTTAAAACCTTTATAGTTCTGGTATTCAAATATAAGGGAGAGTTGAAATGATCATGCTGAGATACTTTCTGTATCTGAAGCACTCATTTGTCTGCTCAATTTAGGAAGCATGTGAGATGTCACATTTTGGAGATTtggtttaaatattttgtatttcatattaactgtatatatatatatgaatacagaACTATTTAATAGTTCTGTATTCTCAGGGTAGGTTCATGTAATCCTAAATAAAGTACACTCGCTGTACTGCTGGTTCTGAAGAACTCTACAACAACGTGAGTATACGGagaattcactttcactctcacatTTATATGCCACCTTTATGCTTGAGATgttagttttattgttttttgtaaAGATTTGTTTTCTAactgggaaaagtgaaagtgaaagtcactcagtcgtatagTCCATGAACTGGACTGTGAGAGGCAACTGGACTGTCATGaggcaactcttctcatgaagtggccaaagtactggagtttcagctttagcatcattccttccaaagaaatcccagggctgatctccttcagaatggactggttggatctccttgcaatccaagggactcgcaagaatcttctccagcaccacagttcaaaagcatcaattatttggcgctcagctttcttcacagtccaactctcacatccatacatgaccacaggaaaaaccatagccttgactagacagaccttagtcggcaaactaatgtctctgcttttgaatatgctgtctaggttggtcataacttttcttccaaggagtaagcgtcttttaatttcatggctgcaatcaccatctgcagtgattttggagcccccaaaaataaagtctgacactgtttctactgtttccccatctatttgacgtgaagtgatgggaccagatgccatgatctttgttttctgaatgttgagctttaagccaactttttcactctcctctttcaccttcatcaaaaggctttttagttcttctttactttctgccataagggtggtgtcatctgcatatctgatgttattgatatttctcctggcaatcttgattccagcttgtgtttcttccagcccagcgtttctcatgatgtactctgcataagttaaataagcagggtgacaatatacagccttgacgtactccttttcctatctgaaaccagtctgttgttccatgtccagttctaactgttgcttcctgacctgcatacagctttctcaagaggcaggtcaggtggtctggtattcccatctcgttcagagttttccacagtttattctgatacacacagtcaaatgctttggcatagtcaataaagcagaaatagatgtttttctggaactctcttgctttttccacgatccagtggatgttggcaatttgatctctggttcctctgccttttctaaaaccggcttgaacatcaggaagttcacgcctcacgtattgctgaaatattaatatagctatttaaaaatcatattcattGAAGAGCTAGCTACACGTGCCTGtagttagtcactaagtcatgtccgactctttgggaccccatggagtgtaggcttctctgcccatgggattctccaggcaagaatgctggagtggattgacatttccttctccaatatgtgcCTAACCCTATGCTAAGCACTGTGGGGTACAGCTGGGTCTGAGATGCACTGTAAGAAATGGGGCAGTAGAAGTTGAGGTGGGAAGGGATGCTCAGAGATGGACCTGGCCAAGGAAGGATTCTGGTGAGTGACAAGGAAGATGGCAGAACGAACTGTAAgatggaagggaaggagggagacatGGCTTGGTGCTGGAAGACAGTCAGGGTACGCAGAGGATGGAACCATATTGCGGAGGGCATAGCAGAAGAGCTTAGATTTAAGGGGTTAGGTATTTTGTGCTTATTTTGGTTTTGCTTGtttctcatatttatttatctatgtagCTGTGCCTGGTCTAAGTTGCAGCACACAGTCTTTGGTTGTGGCATTCGGGCATctggttccctgagcagggatggaacctgggtcccctgcatgggGTACTTGGTATCTaagccattgaaccaccaggaaagtgctTAAAGTATTTTGAAGTTGTAACTGGGTGGATTTCTATTGGCAAAATTAGAAATTATCATAAAATTCCCTCTTGGGGTCTGTGACTTCGATTTACATGACACCTGGTTGAACAGAGGAACATAACTTGTAACTTCACAGTCCACACAAGCCAGACTTACTCTCATATAACACAAGGGGATTTGAAGCGTTTATTTTTTTTCCGATACATATATAAATCTGTATTAAAATAGTAAAGCATGATAATCAACTGATCACTAGTTACTAAGTACACCAGGCCATTCTTAGCTCTTGCAACCAAGCTTCAATCCATATTACTGCTCAGCGGAAAAACTGGTTCTGTGACTTTCCCCCCACCAGCTTAACAAAAAGTCACGAGGGAGGGGTCACGGCACTATTCAGTGATGGAaaacttttccagttctgtgtgaGAATTCCTGGGAAACCTGTTCTGAATTCTTAGCTCACTTTTATCTTAAATCATTTCTCCAGAAAACAGACTCCTGCATGGAGATTAACTGAAGCAGGTGTCgagttaaaaaatattcacaacctaaaagttgagtcATGTTTTATTCGGCAGGAATGTTTAGAACTTCAAGCCTGGGAAGCAGCATCTCTAGTAACCCCGAGAGAACTGCTCCGAGGAGGCGAAGGGAGGAGCTGGGTTTCAGAGAAGTTTTACAGCAAAGaccaggtagtctgaacatcaaaagatacttgttaattaaagaaaatcagatatctcaagttaagaaaTTTAGGGCTTTTCCGcctatgggcttcccacgtggctcagcagtaaagaatcttcctgccaagcaggagaccagggttcaatccctgggttgggaaggtcccctggggaagaaaatggcaactcgcAATAGTTATCTTGttgggaaatctcacagacagaggagctttcagaggtctacagtccatgtggttgcagtcagacacgactgaacgattaaATAGCATGCATGGGAAGGTGCAAGAGTCTGggatcactgaaatcattcctttgatgtgcacctcagctatctggggccagtatctcCTCTGAAGAGACCTAACCCTTGACACTTACAAGCTTCCTAAACATGCCTCCTCTGTAGAATGAGTTATAGAACTTTATCTTAGATCAAGTACTCTTGGACAGGAAGGGCCCAGGCTCCTAAACACCAGGAATGCATGGGAGGAGTCACAGGAGGGAACAACCTTAGGACCCACTGTTACTGATGCAAGCATCTGTACAAACCCAAAGCCCTGGTAGAAGAAAGGGCTTTGTCTTGGCTGTGGCCTCAGAGGGGACTCTCAGATCAGAGACTTTTCTCCACTCTGCTTGTTTGCTGAAGATAACCCTTCGGTGCAGGGGGATTTAAAGAGCTGTTCTGCTGGGGTTGTTTTGGTGTGAAGCAGCCTTGACTGGGATAAACACTGGGTCAAATGAGATCGTCCTTCCTCAGAGAGACCCGGTTACCTAA from Budorcas taxicolor isolate Tak-1 chromosome 24, Takin1.1, whole genome shotgun sequence includes the following:
- the TLR3 gene encoding toll-like receptor 3, with the protein product MKKGKTVSCCHSKIMSRPLPYHIYFFSGLLTCWILCTSSANKCTVRHEAADCSHLKLTQIPDDLPTNITVLNLTHNQLRRLPAANFTRYSQLTILDGGFNSISKLEPELCQSLPWLEILNLQHNEISQLSDKTFIFCMNLTELHLMSNAIQKIKNDPFKNLKNLIKLDLSHNGLSSTKLGTQLQLENLQELLLSNNKISSLTPEELDFLGNSSLKRLELSSNQIKEFSPGCFHAIGKLSGLSLNNANLSPSLTEKLCLELSNTSIENLSLSSNQLDTISHTTFSGLKQTNLTTLDLSRNSLRVMGNDSFAWLPHLEYLSLEYNNIEHLSSRSFYGLSSLRHLNLRRSFTRQSISLTSLPKIDDFSFQWLKCLEYLNMEDNNFPGIKRNTFTGLVRLKILSLSNSFSSLRTLTNETFLSLASSPLLLLNLTKNKISKIQSGAFSWLGHLEVLDLGLNEIGQELTGQEWRGLDNIVEIYLSYNKYLELTTNSFTSVPSLQRLMLRRVALRNVDSSPSPFHPLPNLVILDLSNNNIANINDELLKGLEKLEILDLQHNNLARLWKHANPGGPVQFLKGLSRLHILNLESNGFDEIPVEAFKDLRELKSIDLGMNNLNILPRSVFDNQVSLKSLSLQKNLITSVEKTVFGLAFRNLSYLDMRFNPFDCTCESIAWFVNWINSTHTNISELSNHYLCNTPPQYHGSPVMLFDVSPCKDSAPFELLFMINTNILLIFIFIVLLIHFEGWRISFYWNVSVHRVLGFKEIDKAEQFEYAAYIIHAYKDRDWVWKHFSPMEEEDHTLRFCLEERDFEAGVLELEAIVNSIRRSRKIIFVITQNLLKDPLCKRFKVHHAVQQAIEQNLDSIILIFLEEIPDYKLNHALCLRRGMFKSHCILNWPVQKERVNAFHHKLKVALGSRNSVH